caaagttaccaaatggcccaggaattttcctgaaccaactccaaacgcacacttcgaggcgttgagttttaatttatatttcctcaggatttcaaacacttccttcagattagaaatatgccctcccttttctcgactctttaccaccatatcatctatgtaaacttccaaagtcttcccgatgagcttcttgaacataatggttgcaagtctttggtaagtagccccagcattcctcagtccaaagggcataacactgtaacagtataaccctcgtggtgtgatgaacgaagtcttctcttgatcaggttcaaacatagcaatctgatgatatcctcgatatgcatcgagaaaactcattcgctcgtaaccagaggttgcatcaaccaattggtcgatcctaggcaaaggaaaactgtccttaggacatgctttgttcaggtctgtgaagtccacacagacacgccacttcccattcttcttctttaccacaacagtgttggataaccactctgggtaatagacctcacgtattgccttggcctccaataaacgatcgacctcttcgatcacagcatctacatgctgtacggcagcccttcgtttcttctgaatgatcggcttatgcagaggatcaatgtttaaatggtgacagatcacatctgcatccaccccaggcatttcctcaggtacccatgcaaaaacatcaatatattctttcagaaatcttatcgactcagccttttcgtttgctggtaatgattccccaatcaaaaaatacctttcaggatcaatttcgttgatctgaatcttctccaggccctcaaccactttttcagccgggcttcttccaacatcctcgatggttggttggtctggtacttccaatgtgtgaacatggtggaccttcggggctgttttaatgatggaaatcaagcattgctgtgccaccttctggtttcctttaaggatttcaatcccatttgaacctgggaattttactatctggtgataagtcgaggagactgctctcattttgtgcaaccacgtcctccctataatcgcgttgtaggaagatgggacatcgaccaccaaaaagtccgttctcaatactactgatccggcccgaacaggtaacgtcacctttccaaggggccagactgctcctgcaccgaatccaataagaggcgttgtggactgttctaagtctgattgggctagccccatctttttgaatgcatcatagtacaattcctctgtacaactgcccgagtccactagaattctttcgatgtcgtattccccaactcgtagggttacgaccaatgcatcattgtggggtatttggacctcccccaaatcatcatcactgaatgccatgctctctttgcatacatcagtttctctccccctcttgtttcccaaccgcatcacatgctgatcatgcttaacttgcctttgaaatagcctaacctcacttctcgtgtaaggtgtggccaatccatgtatcatatggatgacacctttggggttttgttcgtaacccacctccatagccttccctctctctttagggtcctcttggataaactctttgagatagccccgagagaccaaatcatcaaggtgccgcttgtatacctcacaatcctcggtcatatggccccaatctttgtgataactgcagtgctgattcgtagcacgttttgcatctttgtctccacctagacttgggggccatttaaaatatggctgattctttattcaataaagaatcctgtatattggctctttccaaaccgtagtgatagaaaagaaggacttggggtcaggagcttgcttgtccttgtatgcctccttcttagcctgcccgtactcccttctgtctttgtaagacttgggttctggcttatccacctttttggcaggtgccttctgctgttcggcaaccgtcctgccatcctcacgaagtatgtcatcctccattctgtcgtgttgctctatccgttccatcaatttagccaaggtggctactggatgtttattcaatgaacggcgcagctccccccgaacaagcaaaccagttttgaacgtagcaattgcatactcttcactgcaactttcaatctcgttgaaagtttcccagtacttctttgcataatccctgatctgctcgttctcctcctgcttcatggtggaaagactttcaaaagtctttggggcctttctgctcgttaagaaccgagcagtgaattcctctgccaactgcctccatcctcgtatggatcatggggccaacttatgaaaccaggataaagccaccttgccaagactggagggaaacatcttgcacaagatggaatcatccccctcatgcataaacatggcctgttggtaatgctgtatatgagCTACGGGacccgtatttgtctcgtaaagtacgaatgcaccgtgcttcactctgctcggcaaccttgcttcttgtagcctcttcgtaaagggagaggctgcaatattactcagggccttgcgtgctgcttctcgtgcagtcgctgtcccatcctcttgctcctttgacttgtgggccgaagtcttgacccaatcaacatcaggtctctcgtacctgtctcgatgatgctttctcgtgtcctcttcctcgggggtagaactccggtctctgctcctcctttttcgtgaagaagtccttctctctggtgttcggcttctactttttcttcccctttttcgtggagaagcttcatgacgccctatgacaggacttctgctccttcttcctcgtaaaggatcttttctgtattgtaccatagcatacctactgcctctagaatttcctcgagacaggccagaatcctccggatgctccctaattctttccaattctctaatctcatgctctcgttttttaatcagacgagaatactcctcgacttcttgcctcttcctatcaagaacgtcgtcactatggtgcacactcctggagtgcgcgatcgattcatcccgttgatgggatttactccttctcgtggatctcgaagccgtctctccatctcttctatttttggagttatgatgcacggtaagggggcggtccttactcgtgttccttctgtgcccgccctggggctttctcggagccccaggtggtgatttgtcccttccctcatctaacacatcttttggttcatgcggcgttgctggagttacttccaccatggtcgtatttcaaaagggaattctttcgtttcccacagacggcgccaattgtagggggatgaaaacaattgatgcttcggatcaactggattgcaacggcttattcgtgcctcttcaccggaatcctagctcgacgtctgaaccctaatctgcaaaatagacagggggtgagtgcacctttgcctctcgtggcaaaggccctccgatgcctttgttagtatcacgtactagaaaactcagccctaattatcagtaggaaagcaataataatgcaacgtattgcgtacctctcacctctaggttttcctcatatttatagatttatggatgcttgctgtccaagcatccttattgccataggattcctaactcgtataggaaacccaggatatcaaggagtctcgtttcctttatcagtttatggaaaagagtccttttaggattcttttcctttaagagccaaacatcccatactcgttgggtatctttctcagatcctatattcttgggatctttatccctatatgagacatgactattctggaatcttccagagtattctctctgctcctactctcgattggagttccatctttgttcggccgtctcatagccgaacagatggcttggaccagttacctcacatgtaactggtccttgagcccgtacaaccttcttggaccattgacttctcatgtcactggtccatattgccgaacacttgtttagcatgatgactgtcctgtctatattcaaactatggtcccacgtaccatttattcggatatcgattgcattgctttcaacccgtgatcactcgtatcacgtgctaggttctttacatcatctgttcggctgtatcataaccgaacagtctatttatagccatgacttctcatatcactggtccatatcgctgttcaccgaactgctcggcgataagtccagtcgtatttaccacgtgttcccaaacatcacgtgtttggtaactaaatgtatctgctcgggaatacctccctacaatcaCTTTCCGacatattttccaaaaaatctaGGTCCATTAACTCGTCGTTGTCACTGCTAGAATCTTCGTGCTCCTGGTTTCCACTTGTCGACATGATAATTGGGATACCTAACTGTTACAAGTCGAATGGTAAGTGTAAACAACTTCTTTTCTATCAGTGGTGTTTAATGCAGCCCTAGATTTAGAAAACATGAATTGCTTTGACCAAAATGGAGAACTTTTTAAATACTGCTAGAAAACACTCTTAAATTCAGCAATTATAGCATTTCAAACTAGGTACAAAATAACCATCAACTCCACTACAGCAACTAGATATGCAACATTTCGTTGTAAACCAATCTACTGAACTTAAAAGTGCCACAGTGCAAttacagaacaaaaaaaaaacaaaagtagaaACGAATAAAAGAACGGAGAGCACCAAACacaggaagaaaaagaagacataTGACTGTTCCCTAACAACAGAATTCCACCATATAAGCGTATTCATAGTTCAATCACTTACTGGAAAATCTTGGTCAACTTATATGGAAGAGATGAGCTTTTCTTTTTACTACACCCCTTGAAGCTCAAAGGAAAGAGTTGCCTTTCAAACACAGTAGTCTCAAAACTACATTTGTTAATCATCCAAATTTTGTATTGGAAAATCACTGTAACACAGCTCTATGAGATCTGTCTAAATCTACCTAAATTGGATATGTTTATGGATTAACAATGGGGAAGTTTACGAGTCTAATACGTACGAAAACTATCTAGTAAGGTTTCAAGATGAAAATGTTGGGAGGGCTAGACCAACAAGAAGTCATGTTGCTGGATTTTGAGATATATTAGTGTGATCCATATGTAGGTGATATTGTATCATGGCCTACAGCTATTTGCATGCAACATAGAAGTCATCCTGATTTGACTACAATAGGGCTAGCAACTCCTACGTTCCTTTACTTGTAGGTTATAAATCACATCTCATGCAATGGAATCACCAAAAAATTTAGCTCACAACTCAGCCcaattgaaaatatatttgtagTTATCACCTACCACAAGGCCTATAATAAGGCCGCAAAGCCAGATAAATGAATTTAAGAGCATTTGAAACAGATTGGAGAGCATAATCAACTCCACTACCAGATGGTTAATTTCATAACGACCGAAATAGTTCCATAACATCAGAAATAACATACGATTGTTCCACAACCAGATGGTTAATTTCATAACGACCGAAATAGTTCCATAACAGTTCCATAACAACAGAAATAACATACAATTGTTCCTTACCAACAACAGGAATAAGATACGATTGTCTAAAgaaaaggtgaaataccaaCAGACATAGTTCATCATACTCATGCACTTCATACTCCAATTTCTAGTTTTTACGTTGGACCCACGCCAACCTCTCTTTCGCATCTAGGTCGAGAAAAGATGTTTGCCACCGTGGCTGGTCAATAAGATGACTGTAAGCGTTAAGATATTTATCTTCACCGACAATGTGCTTTATACTTTTCAAGAACGCATGGCATTCCTTCATTTCCATATTATTTTGGGCACTTTGTTTTTGGGCCTTCAACAAATagtactcgacagttagttaccgataTTTATCTTCACCGACAATGTGCTATTCGCAGCCTcgtattttctcccatagcccgttaaaaattttcaattatactcgacagttagttaccaaaactgagatacattttcagcattcaattaccgaaatataatatttttttcaatagctatttaccgaaaatgtatgttcggcagttgtttaccgaaggttgaacatattttcgatatgTAACTAAATTTGTTTACCGAagattgaacatattttcgatatgtagttaccgaaatataatcttatttttaacagctatttatcgaaatgttatgtatgattttcaacaactatttaccgaaatgtagtgggttaaGGGCGAAAATACGGGTCTGCGAATAACAGCGCCCATATAAAAACAAATTACCTACTGACTCTCGGAGCAGCTttggaaaaaaggagaaaatgatGCGACACTTTTTCCCATGAACGAAAGAAGAATGGGGGCTGCGATCCGAAGCGGGGACTACTGCACTTTTGACAGCCGATCATTATTCGGACGCAGAAGACGAAGAATGGGCTGCCATCAGTAAAATTCTTTGTTTCGATATTGTTTAATTTCTTTCGAGCTCTTTTTACCTTCAAGTTTTaaagctttgttcaattacttgcACTCtagtaattcgttttaattttagttctttatAAAAATCGgtcgttggttcttgtttaatttagatcttttgtttatttcttacctagcgtaatagaatcatgtttcaaattagagtttcttttgttttttatttgataatgagtgagtagttattTAGGCAGGGTcacggggtgattagcacaccgtggctagtCCGGGCACTGCTCCTGTTGTCAAACAATAtaaaaacgattttagattggaaaaatacttcccgcagacgaacccgggcattgtcggagcccatgtgaacgggagaatggggggtccaaaactcattctccactGCGCATAGGTAAATGGCGACCATGAGGTtttgcatcttgcggggtatcttctCCAAACTAAAGTTGAACGTTTTTTAGAATACTAAaaggagcaggttaatccggactggttgcgaatgctatgaaccctacgaccgtaccttccttttaattatctgaaaagttcaatcaatttctaggttttagttaatctcaatcaatcgtcaaaggatggctacctaagagcccatttaaattataataacccgagtttttagttagcacacatcaccgtctttgtggattcgactctagtcttaccggatattgtgctacatcggtctccgTCCTACgtttggggcaacccattattttaggtctaggaatcggtcaagcaacTCTCCCTTCATTTGGTGAGAGAACACAAATTTTTCATATGCTTCATCTCGCTTTTCAAACTTTGTTGCCTTCGCGGTGCTTCCGCCACTACCATCCGATTTTCTTTTACCCATTGACACGATGTCCTCCCTTTTTATGGCCTTTCCTTTTCCGTACATGACAACTTCCTCATCACGTGTAGGGGCAGTTGTGTATTAGGACGTGCAAATACTCCATTTGCCAACGAGCTAGAaaggagctcgtccaattcctCAAAGTGGTCAAGGCCTTGGTTACAGAATTTAGCAGTCTTTGGATTTGCCTACAAGGAAGTTATTGGGGCACATTATTGTTATTGTATTGTTTCTAATGTTAAGGGATGAAGTTCAAAATAGTGAGCTCCTAAAGTTCACATACCTGGAGGTATGTTTGCCACACGTCATCCGTTGTTGTGACGGTTTGTGATGCGTCATCCCAACCGAACCCAGTCTGATCTTTCATATGTTTAAAAATCTTATACTCTTTCTTAATGCGAGTAAACTTTTCTCGGATCTTAGGAATAGTGTACCCTATTCTCCCCGTCCTCACTCCTAGCTCCCTCAATATCTTATGCCATTGTAAGTCATTAAATTGTCGTGACTTTTTTGAGTTGGTCGCTTTCTCCCTCCTAGCCACCTCAACCATTATGTGAATGAATTTTTCTGTGTTCACATAACTCCACATGTCAAGGTCATTTTGTGTGCGGTCCAATGTAGGCTTATATGTCGGAGAGAAGTTATAAGGATATATGAAATTAGTGACCAAAAGTTATAATAGATATAAGAGGTTCATGAAAAAGAAAGTGTATGACTGTAACAAGTGAATGTACGAAGGGGATGGTAAGAAGTAATAGTGCATGTACCAGTGGGATGCTATTCTCGCCTATGACAGAGTTTGCCGAGGACGCAGGAGATGGAGCCGGAAGCTTCCTATTTTGTGAAAGTGGAATAGTAGGCTCAAACTTTAGTGATGGGTGTTGACCTACAAATGAGAAAGATTCCCAATTATCAAATAGCATCAGAAGTTGCCATTAAACAAGGCAATAGAAGGAGTATAATCCACCACAGAACAGCCCCATAGCAGCAGAAAATGACACCATACGGAAGTCCATTAGCAGAAAaaatgaacccaaaaaaaacttcagACACAACAGTAAGAAAATGCATCCTGCAGGACAACAAATATGCATGCTAccatggatttaaaaaaaaattgatgtgcaATTTTGTAGTCAAACTCAAACCAAAAAGCATACACTTATGAGTTAGGAACAGAATATAGTTCTGATATATGTTTCTTCCAAGCATGTACTTGTCATTCTTTAAAGGCACCCATAGACCCCAACAGACAGATATCAGAGATGGTCAATGAATCAGTAAGGCTGGCCACAATTTTCTGTGACAAGGAATGGCCTATCATGACATTTATCGACTCCCACCGTCCAGATAAACTGGAACACCCCTATCCCCCTCAGTGTATCACTGGCACAGATGAATCCAATTTGGTTCCTctgtgtgcgcgcgcgtgtgtgtgtgtgtgtgttgcctTCATTGTATTATCCAATTCTTGTTAAGAAAACATTGAGACACAAATTAATCATGTGTTTCTATATGTATGCAGCTCTGCAGTGGTTGGAGAGAGAACCAAATGTAACAATGCAGCTCTGCAGTGGTTGGAGAGAGAACCAAATGTAACAATCAGGCGGTAAGATTGCTACGATGGATATCTAGGTTGTATGGAGGAGGATGGGTCCAATGTGTTTGTAGATTGGGTGAAAACTAACCAGATAAAAATAGTACTTTCCATTGGTAGAGTGATATAGATTCACCAGCCTTGATGAACACTTGCCATCAGTTCAAGTCCCTCCTATTTTATCGAAATTCGAACATATAAGAATTTTCATGCTACAGGAAGAATAACTGAGAAATTGGTATGTTTCTCACACTGTTTTGGTACAACATCATGGTTTCAATCTTTCGCCTATGGACATGGATAAAGCTTGACTAAAAACCTCACATAGATCTGGCTTTTGAAGGACAGTAAACTAACAATAGCAACATTATGGACGAGCATACAAGTATGTTTCTCAAACTGGTTTGGTACGACATCATGGATGAGGATACAACCAtaacttttccaaacaaaacctaaaCATGCATTTCGATACAAAACATCTGAATACTAGATTTTCCATGTCAAACCAAACCTTTTTACTGAAAACCTGCAAACTTGGTCTTCATATTCACTAAAAACATGAAACCAAAAGGTTCGTGTCTTGAAAGACTGGAAATGTTCTCACAAACAAGTGTAGGTTTCTCATAAACAAGTACGTTTGCCACAAACATTTTCTCAAATAGTTGGTACGCATGTTTAAATCGGTGACCGAAACAGAAAATGCAGCCCGAAAACGTTTCACATAACTGGCTAGTTTGGCCCCATGGGCTCATTAGTTGGTTGATCAAAAGCAGGGGTTGAGTTGACCCAAGGTTGCCTTTGGGCATTATCTCCCGATCAAAACACATAAATTTGGTTAGCCTTGGATTGGGCATAAAAGTGGACCAGAATCGTCTTTGGAAAAAAGTATTCTTTGTTTAGCAGATATCTAAAGCTAAGATGGACCTAATCAAGAAGGGTATGGACCGAATTACCTCTACCTCTTCGAAACTTGGTAGAACGAAGGATCCATTTACTGCACCTCACACCATTTTTGCAGGGGTCCTCCGTTGTGGTTGTGTCGAGAGACTGTGAGGGTTGATTTGGGTGGATCTTCCCTTTGGGCATTCTCTGATTATAAAGCCCAGATTAGGGTCTTCCCTTCAACAGTAACTGTTCGAATAGGTCAAGATATCAGGCCTAGGGTTTCAAATCTCTGGGGTTCCAAATTGAATACACCACAGGATGATAAGgctggaaagagagagaggacttaCACGCTGTAAGATTCGGtgtttgtgtgagagagagggagggagagggcgAGAGAGAGCTGAGTTCGGCGAGAGACAGAGATGGAGAGATGCGAAAGAGGGACTGTTtggtgtgtgagagagagagagagagagtttgtctAACCACGTTACTTCTTCtgttgagagagatagagggagcagCTTTACACAGATACCCAGCTGTAAAAGTCTGTCCCGATAAGACTGGATATGTTTTTCTTCCCGGGGATAAAACCGAACAAGAGTTTTGAATTAGGTTCCTAATCTGGGATTGAACAACCTAACCGAACAAGGGCTTAAGGAAAGGGTGGTCTGATTTCAGGAAGCAGAACAAGATAGTATATGGGGATTCCTGTTTGTTCAAGTTCATAAAAGGTGCTGGAAATGTGATTGATTTTGTGGTACAAAAGAGGGGAAGAGAGTAGGTACTAAAATTGAAAATCACTCTGCAACACCAAAAAGACTTGAATTTTAGGTTTAAAACTGTGTTGCTTATATGCACTCTAAATTATAACTACAATACGGGTTTCTTTTGGTTCCTAGTTTTTGGTTTCTCTTTTGTGGAAAACTGGTGTTGCCAATGTAAAATTTGGTattcctccgtccctttttaagtgttctgcttcataatttcaatttattaaaaagacatcatcattatacctttcacatcaactttttccttcacttttcctacttacccatcatcattacactcttactcacttactttttaaaatggaatctacttttagggacaaaatagacaatttaccaacttttatccactaactttataaaatagacatttattaagagacagcccaaaatgaaataccgaactataaataagggacggagagagtactactttctctttcaaaagcTGGCCTGGCTGCAGTCATTTTTGTCATGGGAACAAGTACATGGATTGGATGGCTAGACTTTTACCCTGTTGCGTTTTGGTAGGGCGTACGGACTCTTTAtcgtagaaagtagaaacaatCACTGCGTAAATACAATCCTTCATTATTACTCCCTTCTCCACAATTATCTTATTAATACTGTATTTCACAATGTCGGCACAACACAAACATATCATACTGCATGATAGCATATCGTAAGACCCCCTTTTCACTCGTTCATGTTGCACTGTTATGTACTGCGTTACATTacgaaaaaagattttaaagtTTCGTGCACCAtatatcactacaagaaaaattgcattaggtgacgaatgaaaatcgttgcaaattgtatgtttttcgtcacaaataatataggtgacgaaaaaaaatttatcgactaaaggttgtcgaggattcctacctggtgatgaaatctatttttcgtcacctatagtgccttttggtgacgaaaaatttcgtcactgaaaaatgacttggtgacgaaattttcttcgtcacctattgtgcttttttgatgacaaaaaatttcgtcacaatttattccctttggctcgttaaaggtgacccatcggtgacgaaatttttcgtcgcgaaagacatttttatatgtgaaaaaaatctcactttcttgctcctgcggggtttcgaacccggatctcctaagttttgcatgcaagctttaaccaactacaccacacaaacttttcagcatatgtttgaaatatctaatatataacacatacattgaacattaaaatatattttgaacgacattttgaactattaaacattaaaattagcaattttaataaacatgaaagtcgtagctatttatgttattgttcaaatccaatttaaattatctcaatcggagttctgagcaaagagttatgcccgaaatatatttggtgacaaagcgaaattcataaatttcgtcaccaaaggataaatttttcgtcactgaaaacgtaaaaagaagacgaaaatattttttgtcaccaaattggttcatttggcgacaaaatattttttccgtcaccgaatagttatctttggcaacaaaaaataatttcgtctccttttttactcttttggcgacgaaaattttatttcgtcgccaaataggagcctttggtgacaaaaatatctttttcgtcactaaaatagttataattggtgacaaaataattttgtcaaggaagttatcaaaacagtgacgaatttatttttttgtcgccaaatatactcatttagcgacgaaattaaattttgtcaccactttttcgtcactaaacatactttttcttgtagtgtatgcTAGGAAAATCATTAATGTTTATGTACCTAGTACTGTTTTGTTccttaaaaaagagaaaagtttGCCCATTTTTTATGACAGTTATTCTTTTCTCGTGTTTCAATCTGTCCTCTTTTGTAGTAATAATCTGAGATTACTCCAAATTTAAGGGTATCATGGCCCATCCACACCGTAGAGCACAGATAAGAACCATCTTTGAGTAGTACGCAGGGGCTgaggggcggagctatgttggggcccggAGGACCTCTATCCCAACTTTCCGAGCgtttgagttttaaaatttttattttgcatatacttgattttgaatattaatgATAATTATTCATGTCATATCCGTATTTCGTATATGTGTCCGTGCTTCTGAGCTTATCACCTTTTACAAGTCCATTCAGATCTTTAATGTTCCAAGTCACCCAATTAGTATCATTGGAGCTAACCATTCGACTAACATTTCCTCACATGATATACACAAAAGCAAAAAACCCTACCCAAACTGGCTCTGatgaatgggaaaatgacggctcatgacgtattttgataattaatatccattTAGGACAttctgagaatatttgttaatgctgaaaatgtcattgacagatattaattatcaaaacatgtcattgactgttatttttcaaaaaatagaccTAAGTCCAACAAGTATAAAACACGATAGAAATGTAAGATGCAGCAAATGAATTCTAAATTATGCAAATCAAAAGCAAACGAGACACAGATAATTTTTACTTGATTTTCCCCAAATTACAGATATATTCATGggaccgaaatccaattccTCTATCAACAAAGTTTACAATTACGTTTGTAAAAACATCCCTAAGTGTATCCAACCAAATTcaacacaaagagagagaaaagttcTCATCAAACACTCCAACAAATCTGAAAATAGAAAGCTCAAATGACACTGACAGAAAACTGCGAGGTTAGAATAGTTCCGGTATGTCACTTGACAAGGGGTAGCCGACGCTACTTGACGTAAATAATTGCGGATGTCACTCGACGCGATCAAGTCACACATTTTGGGGAAAGAATCCCGTCCAATTACCCTAGACCAATTTGATCCAATTTTGTTATCTGAActatccaaaaatattttagatggttgagatttgtttgggtacatttttattacaaaatatccaaaacacTTTAAATAAAATTGGAtcatgcaaataaaaaaaattaggccccgttccggaaacggaaataagtacttattttttaagaaggcaatttcaagctcaaaaatcatgtgtttacgtaaataatttttctatcaatatagatcttgtttgatagatctcattgagatcttttatacggtgaaaaaaaaattgaaaaataatttttcatttatattatttttaaatttaaaaatataaaataaatacttactccgtattttttaagaaagtattCTGGAACAGAGCCTTG
This DNA window, taken from Rhododendron vialii isolate Sample 1 chromosome 8a, ASM3025357v1, encodes the following:
- the LOC131336646 gene encoding uncharacterized protein LOC131336646 isoform X1 encodes the protein MPKGKIHPNQPSQSLDTTTTEDPCKNGVRCSKWILRSTKFRRGRGQHPSLKFEPTIPLSQNRKLPAPSPASSANSVIGENSIPLPTLDRTQNDLDMWSYVNTEKFIHIMVEVARREKATNSKKSRQFNDLQWHKILRELGVRTGRIGYTIPKIREKFTRIKKEYKIFKHMKDQTGFGWDDASQTVTTTDDVWQTYLQVCEL
- the LOC131336646 gene encoding uncharacterized protein LOC131336646 isoform X2, which produces MPKGKIHPNQPSQSLDTTTTEDPCKNGVRCSKWILRSTKFRRGRGQHPSLKFEPTIPLSQNRKLPAPSPASSANSVIGENSIPLEWQDTRITMLSLWG